The following proteins are co-located in the Phragmites australis chromosome 10, lpPhrAust1.1, whole genome shotgun sequence genome:
- the LOC133931316 gene encoding peptidyl-prolyl cis-trans isomerase CYP20-1-like produces the protein MALSGWRRRSTAARAVPLCLWLTLAAATLTLAKAESAAELTKITTKVYFDVQIDGKPVGRIVMGLFGKTVPKTTENFRALSTGEKGIDKHGKPLHYKGTLFHRIVKGFMIQGGDLEHGDGTGCESIYGEVFPDENFKLSHTGPGTLSMANQLKKDTNRSEFFITTADTPRTRALDGKHVVFGKVLSGMDVVYKIEAEGEPGDEGTPKAKVLIADSGELPMSDELK, from the exons ATGGCGTTGAgcgggtggaggaggaggagcacggcGGCGAGGGCCGTGCCGCTGTGCCTGTGGCTCACGCTCGCCGCGGCCACCCTGACGCTCGCGAAG GCAGAATCAGCCGCGGAACTGACCAAGATCACCACCAAGGTCTACTTCGACGTCCAGATCGACGGCAAGCCCGTAG GCCGGATTGTCATGGGACTTTTCGGGAAGACTGTTCCTAAAACAACAG AGAACTTCCGAGCACTTAGCACAG GAGAGAAAGGAATTGACAAGCACGGCAAACCTCTTCACTACAAGGGAACCTTATTCCATAGAATCGTCAAAGGCTTCATGATTCAGGGAGGTGACTTGGAACACGGAGACGGAACTGGTTGTGAATCTATCTATGGGGAAGTTTTCCCTGATGAAAACTTCAAGCTTAGTCACACTGGACCAG GCACTCTGTCGATGGCAAATCAATTGAAGAAAGATACAAACAGATCCGAGTTCTTTATCACCACTGCAGATACACCACGGACAAGAGC GTTGGACGGGAAACACGTTGTGTTCGGCAAGGTGCTGAGTGGAATGGACGTTGTCTACAAGATTGAAGCTGAAGGCGAGCCGGGTGATGAAGGTACCCCAAAGGCCAAAGTCCTCATAGCTGATAGCGGAGAGCTGCCGATGTCTGATGAGCTGAAATGA